A window from Salvia miltiorrhiza cultivar Shanhuang (shh) chromosome 2, IMPLAD_Smil_shh, whole genome shotgun sequence encodes these proteins:
- the LOC131012907 gene encoding G-type lectin S-receptor-like serine/threonine-protein kinase B120 isoform X1 produces MKKKSKDTHQNLLLFDLNSNGAECQKGAEVGKSHGGEKTDGYELPIFSFSSIVASTNNFSMENKLGEGGFGPVYKGELLNGLFVAVKRLSKRSGQGLEEFKNETEVIAKLQHRNLVGILGCCIENDEMILVYEYMPNKSLDFFIFEPTSGVMLEWAKRVQIIEGIAQGILYLHHYSRLRIVHRDLKASNILLDAEMNPKISDFGMARIFGGNDLQANTERIVGTYGYMSPEYAMEGLFSVKSDVFAFGVLMLEIISGKKNTGFYGSEYLSLLGYTWNAWIHGRALELVDPTLEMPASSSAALRYIKIGLLCIQENPGDRPLMSDVVGMLNNEDAETASPLNPAFTITRSSATPNKVQICSVNGLTLSHVEAR; encoded by the exons ATGAAGAAAA AATCCAAGGACACACATCAAAATCTACTACTTTTTGATTTGAACTCAAATGGAGCGGAATGTCAGAAAGGCGCTGAAGTTGGTAAAAGTCATGGAGGAGAGAAAACTGACGGTTACGAGCTGCCCATTTTCAGTTTCTCTAGCATAGTCGCGTCGACTAATAACTTTTCCATGGAGAACAAGCTTGGAGAGGGTGGTTTTGGACCTGTTTACAAG GGAGAACTTCTAAATGGACTGTTTGTCGCTGTGAAAAGGCTGTCGAAAAGGTCAGGACAGGGACTAGAGGAGTTCAAAAATGAGACAGAAGTGATTGCCAAACTACAGCACAGAAACCTTGTTGGGATCTTAGGATGCTGCATTGAGAACGATGAGATGATTTTAGTCTACGAATACATGCCCAATAAAAGCCTTGacttcttcatctttg AGCCTACCAGTGGAGTGATGTTGGAGTGGGCCAAACGCGTTCAGATCATTGAGGGCATTGCTCAAGGGATTCTGTATCTCCACCATTATTCCCGACTCAGAATAGTTCATAGGGATCTGAAAGCTAGTAATATACTACTAGATGCAGAGATGAACCCCAAAATCTCCGATTTTGGCATGGCAAGAATCTTTGGAGGAAATGACTTGCAAGCAAATACTGAAAGGATTGTCGGAACATA TGGTTATATGTCACCAGAATATGCCATGGAAGGACTTTTCTCTGTGAAATCTGATGTGTTCGCGTTTGGAGTATTGATGCTGGAGATTATCAGTGGAAAGAAGAACACTGGTTTTTATGGTTCTGAGTATCTTAGTCTCCTTGGATAT ACCTGGAATGCGTGGATACATGGAAGAGCGCTGGAGCTGGTTGATCCAACACTGGAAATGCCAGCTTCATCTTCAGCTGCGTTAAGATACATAAAGATTGGCCTATTGTGCATCCAAGAAAATCCAGGTGATCGGCCTCTGATGTCCGATGTGGTTGGCATGTTAAATAACGAAGATGCAGAAACGGCATCACCCCTCAATCCTGCCTTCACTATTACCAGAAGTTCGGCAACGCCAAACAAAGTCCAAATCTGCTCTGTGAATGGTTTGACACTTTCTCATGTTGAAGCACGTTGA
- the LOC131012907 gene encoding G-type lectin S-receptor-like serine/threonine-protein kinase RKS1 isoform X2, whose protein sequence is MKKKSKDTHQNLLLFDLNSNGAECQKGAEVGKSHGGEKTDGYELPIFSFSSIVASTNNFSMENKLGEGGFGPVYKGELLNGLFVAVKRLSKRSGQGLEEFKNETEVIAKLQHRNLVGILGCCIENDEMILVYEYMPNKSLDFFIFEPTSGVMLEWAKRVQIIEGIAQGILYLHHYSRLRIVHRDLKASNILLDAEMNPKISDFGMARIFGGNDLQANTERIVGTYFANAVVICHQNMPWKDFSL, encoded by the exons ATGAAGAAAA AATCCAAGGACACACATCAAAATCTACTACTTTTTGATTTGAACTCAAATGGAGCGGAATGTCAGAAAGGCGCTGAAGTTGGTAAAAGTCATGGAGGAGAGAAAACTGACGGTTACGAGCTGCCCATTTTCAGTTTCTCTAGCATAGTCGCGTCGACTAATAACTTTTCCATGGAGAACAAGCTTGGAGAGGGTGGTTTTGGACCTGTTTACAAG GGAGAACTTCTAAATGGACTGTTTGTCGCTGTGAAAAGGCTGTCGAAAAGGTCAGGACAGGGACTAGAGGAGTTCAAAAATGAGACAGAAGTGATTGCCAAACTACAGCACAGAAACCTTGTTGGGATCTTAGGATGCTGCATTGAGAACGATGAGATGATTTTAGTCTACGAATACATGCCCAATAAAAGCCTTGacttcttcatctttg AGCCTACCAGTGGAGTGATGTTGGAGTGGGCCAAACGCGTTCAGATCATTGAGGGCATTGCTCAAGGGATTCTGTATCTCCACCATTATTCCCGACTCAGAATAGTTCATAGGGATCTGAAAGCTAGTAATATACTACTAGATGCAGAGATGAACCCCAAAATCTCCGATTTTGGCATGGCAAGAATCTTTGGAGGAAATGACTTGCAAGCAAATACTGAAAGGATTGTCGGAACATA TTTTGCAAATGCAGTGGTTATATGTCACCAGAATATGCCATGGAAGGACTTTTCTCTGTGA
- the LOC131007938 gene encoding G-type lectin S-receptor-like serine/threonine-protein kinase At2g19130, with the protein MVLPPSPRPFQSAVQRRCSIRGAAVASVKSNTDAMGFYMNELIMLWYECSLECGLDTISAGQSLFPNQTIISKEGKFELGFFDPAGNSTNYYIGIWYKNIPLRTVVWVLNRDLPIPHSLYNNSQLEIANGTLLLRSGLNIFLSFNQNYNATEAVILDTGNFVLRNASGILWQSFEHPTDTLLPGAKLGYRWFSDVNVKLVSWRNPNDPASGSYSFGMGPNGGSDLSIRKGTEKLWSSGPWQRGTFPLLDLRDPNNFTYLARDGDVYVTYNNESVLSRIVMDYFGIMMLFQWSEARQAWDLLITQPYPCRAYAMCGLNAMCATNHAPACRCLDGFKPRVEGEWDSSNFSSGCVRRRPLHCTDKVGYIKVATNRFP; encoded by the exons ATGGTTCTGCCGCCATCTCCCCGTCCATTTCAATCAGCGGTTCAGCGTCGTTGCTCCATTCGCGGTGCTGCTGTTGCT TCTGTGAAATCTAATACTGATGCTATGGGATTTTACATGAATGAACTGATCATGCTCTGGTACGAATGCTCGCTAGAATG TGGATTAGACACCATTTCAGCTGGCCAATCTCTGTTTCCGAACCAGACCATAATCTCCAAAGAGGGCAAGTTTGAGTTGGGCTTCTTTGATCCTGCAGGTAACTCTACCAACTACTATATTGGGATATGGTACAAAAACATACCTCTTCGAACAGTTGTTTGGGTCTTAAATAGAGATCTTCCTATCCCACACTCCCTTTATAACAactcacaactagaaatagccAATGGTACTCTACTCCTTCGAAGTGGTCTcaacatatttttatcattCAACCAAAATTATAATGCCACTGAGGCAGTAATTCTTGACACCGGCAATTTCGTCTTAAGAAACGCCTCCGGCATTTTGTGGCAGAGCTTTGAGCACCCGACGGATACATTGCTGCCGGGTGCAAAGCTCGGATACCGTTGGTTTAGTGATGTAAATGTAAAACTTGTTTCTTGGAGGAATCCAAACGACCCTGCTTCCGGAAGTTATTCATTCGGCATGGGGCCTAATGGAGGCAGTGATCTTTCCATTAGAAAAGGCACAGAAAAGTTGTGGAGCAGCGGGCCTTGGCAACGAGGGACTTTCCCGTTGCTCGACTTGAGAGATCCCAACAATTTTACGTACCTTGCACGCGATGGCGATGTATACGTGACATATAATAATGAGTCTGTGCTATCTAGGATTGTGATGGACTATTTTGGTATAATGATGCTGTTCCAGTGGTCGGAGGCAAGGCAGGCGTGGGATCTGCTAATCACGCAGCCTTATCCCTGTCGAGCATATGCCATGTGCGGGCTTAACGCAATGTGTGCTACCAATCATGCACCAGCGTGTAGGTGTTTGGACGGGTTCAAACCACGAGTTGAGGGAGAGTGGGATTCATCCAATTTTTCTAGTGGATGTGTTAGAAGAAGACCGCTGCATTGTACTGACAAAGTAGGATATATCAAGGTAGCCACCAATAGATTTCCTTAA